A genomic window from Salvia miltiorrhiza cultivar Shanhuang (shh) chromosome 5, IMPLAD_Smil_shh, whole genome shotgun sequence includes:
- the LOC131025859 gene encoding uncharacterized protein LOC131025859, producing MPLLEGSRFTGFYGHPKVQRRSDFWELMRRLSCCGIEELPWIMEGDFNEVRCQADCCQRSRRPWSQIESYNRALKYCGLKPLPCDLKFTWHNQRKGEDVRWLRLDRFVGNRSAFDLMELRMVKGLDTHRSDHNPLLLDFCVKDLMTEEMNGDKRFYFEHKWLLDKKFPADFLWAKKKFESPTRELAKLRQQRLKLLKTGAESKNFHKELYKLNKEIEKMTEAEEIHWKQRSRTSSPSPKLISKVSEITTTFFGKAIQEQMGSNFTEHKVKKAVFEMHPNKGFSSLLRSYENQGLFSGISLARFRSTITNLFFTDDSLIFFKANEEVAKGFKEVLHIYESASSQVINLDKSTVSFSPNTKQSNIDGVLQQLGICESQGHAMYLGLPTFILKQKKIQFEYLRDRIFKKLQGWDNKLFSAGGKEVLIKSVLQSIPTYAMACFCLPVGICSDIQKACCDFCWGANEKGKNIHWASWDRLCKPKARGGVGFRKLCAFNQALLAKQVWRLLKNPNTLFGRVLKQRYFREGNLMEAKVADFISTDRQWNKDKLSEVFPAFLVPAICTIDIPHEPKSDTFFWGFDEMGRYSIKFGYLCTTDFYTTPENVSSSYDEHWWKKVWSLHVPPKVKHFCWRALNNLVSVDAILASRHIPVSGICSWCRRDWGTIVHCLISCDRVRDAWKNTGFWEDIGPLVHLSLRDLSGVVLDRKGIEGLELWCFQLCFVWKKFV from the exons ATGCCCCTTTTGGAGGGAAGTCGA TTTACAGGGTTCTATGGACATCCGAAAGTTCAAAGACGCTCTGATTTCTGGGAACTCATGAGAAGACTTTCCTGCTGTGGTATAGAAGAGCTACCTTGGATTATGGAGGGTGACTTCAACGAAGTTCGCTGCCAGGCTGATTGCTGCCAAAGAAGTCGGCGACCGTGGAGTCAAATCGAGAGCTATAACCGAGCTCTTAAGTACTGCGGACTGAAACCGCTTCCATGCGATTTAAAGTTCACTTGGCACAATCAACGTAAGGGTGAAGATGTGCGTTGGCTGCGCCTGGACAGATTTGTTGGCAACAGGTCTGCTTTTGACTTGATGGAGCTTAGGATGGTGAAGGGGCTTGATACTCATCGCTCGGACCACAACCCGCTGCTCCTTGATTTTTGTGTTAAAGATCTGATGACGGAAGAAATGAATGGAGACAAACGCTTCTATTTTGAGCATAAGTGGCTGCTCGACAAAAAATTTCCTGCAGACTTTCTT TGGGCGAAAAAGAAATTTGAATCTCCCACGAGAGAATTAGCTAAGCTAAGGCAGCAACGTCTTAAGCTTTTGAAGACCGGGGCTGAATCCAAGAATTTTCATAAAGAACTCTACAAACTCAACAAAGAGATCGAAAAGATGACTGAGGCGGAGGAAATCCATTGGAAACAACGCTCACGG ACGAGCTCACCCAGCCCCAAACTGATCTCGAAGGTTTCGGAGATCACGACAACCTTCTTCGGAAAGGCGATACAAGAGCAGATGGGTTCGAACTTCACTGAGCATAAAGTCAAAAAAGCTGTCTTCGAGATGCACCCGAATAAG GGATTTTCGTCATTGCTGAGAAGTTATGAGAATCAAGGACTATTTAGCGGCATCTCCCTCGCCCGTTTTCGCTCGACGATCACTAATCTCTTCTTCACCGACGACAGCCTCATTTTCTTTAAGGCGAACGAAGAGGTAGCAAAGGGTTTTAAAGAAGTCCTCCATATTTATGAATCGGCCTCTAGTCAAGTGATAAACCTCGACAAATCAACTGTCTCTTTTAGCCCAAACACGAAGCAAAGCAATATTGATGGAGTACTCCAACAGCTGGGTATTTGCGAATCGCAGGGGCACGCCATGTACCTCGGCTTGCCCACTTTCATTCTCAAGCAAAAAAAGATCCAATTCGAGTACTTACGCGATCGGATCTTTAAAAAGTTGCAAGGGTGGGACAACAAACTCTTTTCTGCAGGAGGAAAGGAGGTTCTCATCAAGTCGGTACTTCAATCCATCCCTACCTATGCTATGGCGTGTTTTTGCTTGCCGGTTGGGATCTGCTCGGATATCCAAAAGGCATGTTGTGATTTTTGTTGGGGAGCTAACGAGAAAGGAAAGAATATTCACTGGGCTTCTTGGGATCGCCTCTGCAAACCAAAAGCTAGAGGTGGGGTGGGCTTCCGAAAATTATGTGCATTCAACCAAGCCCTCCTCGCTAAGCAAGTTTGGCGGCTGCTAAAAAATCCGAACACTCTATTCGGGAGAGTTTTAAAGCAAAGATATTTCAGAGAAGGAAACTTGATGGAGGCCAAG GTTGCTGATTTTATCTCTACTGATCGGCAGTGGAATAAAGACAAACTCTCGGAGGTCTTCCCCGCTTTTCTGGTACCCGCTATCTGCACAATTGATATTCCGCACGAACCGAAAAGTGATACCTTCTTTTGGGGCTTTGATGAAATGGGGCGCTACTCCATTAAATTTGGGTACCTGTGCACTACAGATTTTTATACCACTCCGGAAAATGTGTCTTCTTCCTATGATGAACACTGGTGGAAGAAGGTGTGGAGTTTGCACGTCCCACCTAAAGTTAAACATTTTTGCTGGCGAGCTCTCAATAATTTAGTGTCGGTTGATGCTATTCTCGCTAGCCGGCATATTCCGGTCTCTGGCATTTGCTCATGGTGTAGGAGAGACTGGGGAACTATTGTTCATTGTCTGATTTCGTGTGATAGGGTCCGAGATGCTTGGAAGAATACGGGGTTTTGGGAAGATATCGGTCCTTTGGTGCACTTGTCCCTGCGTGATCTCAGCGGTGTGGTGCTGGATCGAAAGGGTATTGAAGGTCTTGAACTTTGGTGCTTTCAGCTGTGTTTTGTTTGGAAAAAGTTTGTGTGA